The DNA sequence CGGCCGCCGAACGGGCGCGCAGTTCCAGCGGGCAGACCAGCGGCCCGGCTTCGGCCTTGCCGTCCGGGACGTCCTCCGGGTCGAGCACCAGGACGTCGGTCAGCAGGCTCGGCGCGGGACGGCCGTCGGCGAGCTCGGCGGGCAGCAACCGCCGCGGGGCGGCGACCTGTGACTTGAGCCACATGGCCTGCTCGCGCGCGCCCGCGTCCGTCCGCTGCAGCTTGGCCGCCGCGACGGCCGCGCGCAGCCGTTCGTCCGGCGGGTCGCCCAGGGCGAGCAGGGGTTCGTACACCCGCAGGTAGGCCACGAAGGGACGGAGCACGGGTAGATCGTGGCACGTCTACCTGCACCGATCGTCACCGACCGGCCGGTAACCGGTGTCCGCCCGACACTGTCACCACCGGCACACCGTGCCACGTCGCATCGAACCCCCCGGACACGGTACGGTGTGACCAGGAAAGAATTGTCGAGACGATGCGGGGCCGCCGATTCCCCCGGCCGCCCCGCCCCTGTGCGAGGGGGTCGAGCCATGGGGCGCGGCCGGGCTAAGGCCAAGCAGACGAAGGTGGCGCGCGAGCTCAAGTACAGCTCGCACGAGACCGACTTCGATGCTTTGCAGCGCGAGCTGTCGAGTAACTCCTCCAGCGGTCATCACGAGGAGTCCGACAGCGAAGATCAAGACCCGTACGACGACGGGTACGACGAGTACCGTCGTTGAGCACGCGTAACCGCGCGAGGGCGAAGCCGGGCAAAACCCGGCAACCGCCCTCGCGCGCTGCGTGCTGCCCAAGAACGGGCCTGCGAAGCGATGAAGGAGTGAACCGGTGGTCAGTCGAGTTGGAGTCGTCGGGGCGGGCCTGATGGGGTCCGGCATCGCCGAGGTGCACGCCAGGGCCGGGTTGGACGTCGTGGTCACCGAGGTGAACCAGCCGGCGCTCGACGCGGGCAAGG is a window from the Amycolatopsis sp. cg9 genome containing:
- a CDS encoding DUF3073 domain-containing protein, translating into MGRGRAKAKQTKVARELKYSSHETDFDALQRELSSNSSSGHHEESDSEDQDPYDDGYDEYRR